The Malus sylvestris chromosome 8, drMalSylv7.2, whole genome shotgun sequence genomic interval AACTCTTTAATTTAgtctttgagatttgaaatcaatagaagtggtgtatgagtttgtccaccatgaatcattttggtcatttggctaaaaagcctattTAGAACTTCATAGTATATGAAACATTCAAACTACTTTCACTCTTGTAAAGTAGTTCCTTTTATCCTAAGACCAATGGTGGCTCGACATGTATTAACAAGTTAAAGCCGCTCAATATGCATCAACAACTAAGAGTCACGCACTGGCAATCACGAGGAGTTGCCCACAAGCGGTGATGACGAGTTTCCGACACGCGCATGGGCCGACTGTCTCTAGAAAGATCGTTATCGTATTTTTCGGAGACTTTGTCAATGCAAAACGATAATTCACGTTCCCTCGCATCAGTCATGAAAAGAAATTGTATTTGACGATGGGCAGGTCATTCTCAAATCTCAACAAACGAGAGCTATAAAATCTTCTAATCTTTTCTGGTTCTCCTTGGTTCCCTTGCGACAAGGGCACGACCCTGAGGCTACGGCCGGTTGCCCGGTACGTGCGGCCACGGTCAGTTGTGGTCGTTGAAACAGCTTCTTCGGGTTCTCTAGGGTCAGAAAAGATCGCAATAGActagaagaaaagagagaaaagtggTTTCGAGGTTACTGCTCGAAAACTAAAGCTTAAAGCAAAATATCGATCTCACTAACAAAATTTACCGCTCGGTAACTATTTCGCTTTTCATTTCGAGTGTGAAGTACTCCTTACAGTATATACAATTTCGGAACTGTAACGAAACAGGAAAGAATAAAATTCGACGAAACTTGAATAAGACCACCATACCTAATCTCAAAAATCAGAAGAGCTGCGGTTTTTTTCCATCTTGTGCATAAGTCTAGACATACAAACAAACGTAGTTTCTGGAATTTTGCCGTTAAAATGAATGATTAGCGACGAAACGATGTCTAATGTAAACTTATGAACCTCGGGCGTAACTGCCATGCGTATAAGCATTTCCGTCCATACCTCCGGGGCCAACTTTATAGCTTGACGGAGATACTGAAACCCATTTACAACCCTCATGACCATGGTGTGTGCCTGCAGAAACAAAAGTTCATTGGATAAGCAATCTCACTATACAAGATAATACCGCATGTTTCCGGATCCACTTGCTTGTTATTTTTTCGTCTACTATGGCAGAGTAAAAGTGAAATTTATATACCAACCTCTGACTCAACTGAGCCTCTGGATTCGGGCTTCTCATCGAACATACGACCAACAACTTCATCCTCAAGAAAAGCATCAGCTGCAGCAAGTATATCCCGAACAAGGAATACACGCACCCTCTCACCCTTCTTAGAGAGAATGAAGTGGAAAAGATCTTCAGTGGCGGCAACAACTGAATGCATGTCAAATGATTTACTTCTCAACGGATTTGGAGTACCGCCCGCAGAATTTGGGGACTCCTCAGCACTCTCAGAAGCCTGTTCAGATATTGCTGCAATCTGGAACAACATATAGATCCTGGTTAACAAATTGAAAGTAGAAAGAAATGCAAATACTTGACTAATTAATATTGTAGTAAACGGAATAATAAGTTGTTATCACAAATACAAGATGCTTTAGGCAACCTACCAGGCGTTCTAGCCTATTCCACCTTATCGATCCATCGTTGCGTATAAGAAGTTGTCTTAAAATTCTTCTCATATCAGGATTTGGGTCAGCCAGAAGTCTTCCAATCACAAAAGGATATGAGCTCTCAATAACTTTGAAATTAGGATCAAGGACTTTGGCTGTGCCTTCTAGTGATCCCAGTGCTCTTATTACCAGGGCATAGTCCGGAGGAAGAGAGAAGTTAAATTCATACATAACATCGTAGAGTTGGTCCATTACTCCCTGGAATCCATTGCAAAGGTTAGATCTAAGGAGATACTTAATTCTTCCATAAATTGCGGTGTCTTAATAACCTTATGCTGATTTCCATAATGAAACACTTGAACAGATAACTACCAAGTATGCTCATAGGATAGATAAAAGGAGTGGAAGTACAAACCTGGAAATCTTGAGACTGTCTAGTCCGGTCGCTAAAGGATGCTTGCAATGCATCCGAAACTAATTGTATATCAACCACTTCAGGAAGGAATCCCAATGAAAGAAAGTCATTTGCCAAACCCAGGGAGTCTCGATTAACAAAATGCACAAGCTGAAAGATACAGAAacttatcaaataaaacaaccaTAAGTCAATTTGCCAAAATATTTAGCAACATCATACAAAAAAGAACAAGCACAAAAACGATTACCAGAACGAAAAACTACTCATGAGGCAACCAAATACAAACTCCTGTTGTTTTTGGGTGTCCAAAGAAACTCATCAAAGatgataaaatatatatacataccagTAATCTGAAAACTATCAAAGACCATAAAATCCAAGCATAACAAAGCAATGTATGAAGCTATATAATTCCTTTAGAGTCAACAAGAACTATCACTGCAATCTAAAcacaaaaaaattcaagaaatgagGTGGGTAAAGAAAACTGGACCACGTTCATAAGTTGATAACAAAGCTAGCTTAACAAAAGGTAGCTGCCACTCAGCCCATCTTCCCAACCTCCCATGCAATTCAATAGTTTGGTTAACATCGGTACAAGGCATCCGATGGAGGTGAAAAATGGCCATGAATAGCTTAATACTAACAAAAGGCCATAAATGCATGCTTAAAAATTCtacgttgaaaaaaaaaaaaaaaaaaaccttaagcTACACACATGAATGTTTTGGACTTGTGCCCCAAGAAGATAATTATTTGATGGTTCTTACCACTTGAATAAGTCCCACACGATAATGTCGAGGAATTTCACCCATCATTCCAAAATCAAAATATGCAAGAGCACCAGTATCAGTAGCGACAAGGTTACCCGGATGTGGGTCAGCATGGAAAAATCCCACCTCAAGCAATTGTCTCAAAGAGCAGTATAATCCCTATAAGGAAAGATAAAAAGGATGAGATATTTTAACAACACAGCCAAATTACGTGCAGTACTAACATAAGGACAACTTGTAAGCCCAAGCAGGCCCAATAAACTATTGGACCAACCCTCTAATTACCATTTATCATATTCTTTTAGGGAATCGTTATCGgcatttcaaaaatctcattctacactccaaactttctatatttagaaagaaaaatacacttgtgaggagtgtagaatcagatttttggagtgccaataacacttcccttctTTTAACTTATAAGTGAAGTTCATTTTGTTTCATGTTATGTTATTACTATCGAATATATGACTATAGTTGGTTCCAAAACAGTCAAAAGTTCACCTGTCTAACATGCAACTTTCTAAGGAGTTTGGATGGCATTAATAGAAGCATCTGCAAGGGCGGGCTAAGATTTTTCCAGTTTTGCTATAGCCTAGAGTAGAAGACTTCAAGAGTAAAATTAGTTAGTTTTGCCTAAGTAAGCACTATTAAACCAAATCTGATCAGAACCAAATCTGATCAGACTTTCCTATGGTATTTGAATCTATAAACTTCATATTAGCCATTCAGAATTCAATTACCAAACTATCTTTGCTAATCTGTAGCCCTACACtttatcttttctttctatAAATTAAAAAGTGCGAATGCACTAGATGCTGAGCAATTCCTTCCAAATACCTGGTCAATTAATCCTTTTCTGTTCAAACCAGCCCTCTCTAGGCCAATTTCATCTGTAAGCTTAATTCCATCAATCCACTCCATTGTAAGCACACCCCTACGGGTAAAATCCCAATATATTTTTGGAACTTTTATACAGTTCGCCTCATTATGTTTAAGACTTTTTCCAGCTGTAGGCTTTGGACCGGTCTTTTTCCCGTCACCTGTCGATCACAAAGAAAAAATCTACTCATATAATAGCTCGCTTTGTAGAGAATTAACATAACACAGGGCATGATGAATTCTTCATAAAGCCAGTCCAATACATTTTGTCCATCCGGCATAGCACACTAATTTTATGGCATGCATACTAGCTCCAAAAAATGAGCTAAAGCACCAACTTATAGAATAAATTAATTCTCATAACTGAAAATTCAAATgaacttatttaatttttatccatgtCTCTTTtctagaaagaaaagaaaaatccatGGCAAAATAAGTAAAATATAagcgtttcaaagcacacatgAAGATATtgctattaaaaatttaaaatgggcTGACATGGCATGTATTTAACACAGGTTAAAAAACCTACATGAGAGTATGAGGAAATCATCATATATAATGAAGGTGGGATTCACATAAGAGGCAGAACTATTGTGGAATGACTTCCGTATTTAATAAAGTGCACTTGTTAGTCATTACAAACGTACAAAAACTTACTTGGGTCTGAACCATAGAGAGAGGCAAAACGGTTAGCATTCTTTGCCtcttggatgtaatcaatttcatcaaacatATGCCTCACCTGTAGAGACGccaggggggggggggggggggaatcaCACACAAATCTATGTTTAGGCATTAGATAAGATTCAGAAGTTTAATTTCATCTACAAAATGGAGACATACAGAAACGATAAAATGCATTCTACATGAGATGAAATCCACAACGCACCATCTCATTCACGGCCACTAGTAGATCTTTGCGGGCATTGGCAAAACGCTTTAACTGTCCCCCAATCATACTGAACAACAAGGCGTCAAGGGTCAATACAAGTGACATACCCGGCCTTTGTACTTTAACTGCTACCAGCTCCCCAGAGTGCAAGTGAGCTGCAAAACttgaaacaacaaaataaacaaaataaacatttcCTGAATGATTCTCACAAGCATGTATTTCTTTTGTTGAACATCCATGGGAGACACGCCactaaatcaaaggaaaaaaaaatttcccactAAGAAAAAGAGCATGACATTAAAATGGAGCTCTCTAACCTTTATAGACCTGCCCTAGGGATGCTGCTGCAATAGGCTCTGGGCTGATGTCGGCAAAAAGTTTTGAAATGGGGGCACCTAGCTGAGATTCAATAGATTTAATTGCAACACGTGTTGGAAATGGTGGTATTTGATCCTGTTAGGAAAGGGTTCGATAATAATGAATAAGTAAAGAGATCTATAACACCGAGAGCTAATACATTCAATCACATAACCATTATCATAGGTGCCTGTGTGAGAAAGAAGCTAGTAACCTGTAACTTAACAAGCTCTTGGCAGTATATAGTTGGCAGTATGTCTGGTCTGGTGCTCAAAGCCTGCCCGAGCTGTgaattcaaagttcaaacataATTGGATAAACTAGGTACATCTTGCATTGCACAATTAGAAAGAAACCGAATGACATAAGATTACATTCATTAGATATTAACCTCTCAATCGGGGAAAGAAAAGGTATCttgaaaatttcattacaaAGAAAGTGGCTTACCTTGATGTAGAAAGGTCCCAAGCGAATTAGAGTTTCACGAAACTGCAAGATCACATTAACCATTTCAGATATATATCTAACTTTAGGATCATAAAAGGAGAATTACGTATATCTAACTACACACCAGCATCACTAAATCAATGCAGAAGTTAAAGCACATGCAACACCATATcatgtaaaatatataaataaatgtatCCTGTCGATTACCTTGACGGCGCGTTTCTTTATGTCATGGACAAAGAATTGCCAGATTGTGAGCTTCACCACATGAAATGAAATAATTGCAGCTCTATACAATGCCAAAAACGGACCAAAACGGTAGACAACAGAAATACTTTTGGAGCCTGCATCAAGAGCGTGCCCGAATTCACTCTCTAGTGATTCCTTCCTCAACTTTGCATACTCTGCAGATGCCATTTCACCATGCACACTGGTGGAAATACTGCATAAACCGATGAACACGAAGCATTTCAGAATTCAAACAAGAGAACACAAAACAAATGCCTTGAATTCCCAACACAAAGAATACTCGTAAACTTACGAATTCCGTTGTAACAATTGATGCGGAAACAATTTTTCTTGCTTCCATCTAATTTCAACATAGTTATTGTAACCCAATGGTATGCATTTTCGTATTACGGTCTCCACGTTTCTGTCATGGCGTAAAGCTACACAAAAAACCCAATACATAGAATTACTCATAGCTTAATCCACGAATGTAACAATCACAGCTAACTTATTGATCCAATTACGTAACCTAAGTGAGCAAATTCGTTATAATTAACCAAACAAATCGAGAAATTAGGAAATAAGAAATTGGATTGGATTACGGCTAGTGCGATTTTCTTCCCGCATTTTCGCAGGAACCAAACAGACAATAAGTAAAATCTAGACGCGGGAAAACGGAGCGATCGTGCGAGCGGTACTTACTTTGGGTTAGCAGAGTGACATGGCGGTGGCGCTTGAGCGCGGCAAAGACATTCCTCATCGGCGGGGAAAATACAGTGGAGCAAAAGCTCACGAAGCCATCACAGATTTTATAGATTTGCAGGATGCACCGCAAGTGTTTGTGGTACTGCTCCAGTGAAACGGAaaccagagagagagattgcTTGGAGACCGAGAAAGCTGCCACGTTTGACAGTGAACTCGACACCTCTTACGGACACCTAACCAGGCCTATacgggtttttgtttttgcaagaaatttaacgaaaatctttagttactgtttattttaacgaaaaatcatatttttatactaaaaagtcaattttggtattatttattttactctttattttatatttatcgttaaaactcaaagttttcaaatcattttcattaattttccttttgcgTATTCTTCTTGTAGTTGGTTCCTTAAGGTTTTAATTTGGATTCGGGAGTATCCAAACTTGaggtttttaatttgtttacaTGCGAAATCGtatcaatttacgcattatgatgatgtttgaaattttattaaacTATGATGTTTGGTCATGTGATAAATGGAAAACTCGTTtataaatacatgcaatacAAGAATGTTATAACGTGTACTTAAATCTTACATCGCCCGCGTCAAGGAAGGTTAAGTGATTTATACGTGTAAAACTTACATACTCATAGCACGAAGCATTTCAAAGTCTCGAGGGGCTTAAAGCATCTCTAATGGAGatattaaatatatgaattctcaaaattttatttgaaggaTGATGTAGCAATTTGAAGTTAATgtcaaaatttattttgttctaaAGAACgtgttaattattaatttattatatatcggtTCCCATTACTACGTGTTTTAAGGAAAACAATTATTTAAAATAGATAAAACTTGTATATTGATGAATTATGGCCCCCAgacattaaataataaaattgactCCATCTTCATTTgtcgtaaaaaaaaaagactgttAAAAAGTAAGGAGTCAAATAACTTAGATGCTATGTTAATTATGGCATCTCCCCTAGAGAAAATCTTGTCATTTGGAGATAGTCTTAAGAGTAAATCCTTGCGGGTTAGTTCCCAAAACAGACAATACCTTACTAAAGTGTGAGTCTCGAGGGGCTCGTCTCGTAAGACACGGTGTTGTGCCTAATGTCCTTTTCACTAATTTTTTGTTGACAAAGATGATTTTATTAGTAAGTTGTGTAGATATGTAGACCGTGGGCTTTGAGGCCGATAATAAGGCCCAATATTAAGCCGGCCTATTTGGAAACTTAATCGGGTCAACAAGACCCGAAGCCTGCTCCGTCCCAATTTGCCAGTAACACTCACGCTCCCCTGTCTTCTAGTAAACTTCAGTAAACCATCGAGCTCGAAAACCCTCTCTGATTGCAGTGCTtcatctctccatctctctctctcatctttctctctctagaacctCATTGTTCCCATCAAATGGAGACTCCGCAGCCGGCGTCTCTGCGGCCATGGTTCCTCGAATTGGTGCCGATCGTGGTGGTTCTCCTAATAGTAGCTCATGTCCTCGCTCTGGTACTCGCTAATTTCCTTCCTCTTCCTGATTTTTCGCTTCAATTAGTGCCTAAAATCTGATTTGTCATCGTGTTAGGTGTACTGGATATACAGATTAGCTACTGAGAAGGAGAGGCAGCCCCAGAGGAGAAAAGCACACTGAGGAGGAACAGGTTGATTtgtgaaattaaataaattaaaaaccctaatttgttgaTTTCTTGTGGATTAGTATTAATTAAGTTTGATTGAGAGCAAGTGATTGCTGTTAGTTATCTGTGTACTAATAGATTGTGGATTTCTGAGAAATTGATCACTTACACGGTATAAGAATTGGCAGAGATCCATCTGAGTgttgttaattattattattttttaatatttaattacagTTTTTTATTTGTGCAAGTATGAGTTCAGTGTATTTTACAACTAGCTTTTTTTCGGGTTCGAGGAAAATGTATTAGAGGGATGAACAATCTGTTAGTAGATTTAGATGCTATTTCCCATCAAGCTTATAGCTTTATATATGTTTCATTTGGTTGCTGAGTAATCTGAGGAACAATGTTCTTATTGTTCGAATTACCTAGCAAGACGGGCAATTTACAGTGTGATGGTACCAAACTTGCTGTGATTGGTCCTCTATGCTTAACCCCCGTGTCAAAATGATCTGTCCTTATAAGATCATGCAGCACTGGTTTCCCAGTCATTTTTAGACGTTGGTGTTGTGCATCACCTTAGTTCTACAGCCGGTGCTGGCCATACAGTGCCGGCCAATCCAATGTTGCAGAGGATTAATGTTTTGTACTTGTTGTTTGGTCAAACTTGATGTGTGCGTCggaatgaatttacatgttatgAAAGGTACTTAGGGGGTTCTTTTAGTTGGGAACTAGATGGATGATCCTAATGTTCAAGGTGTTTTTATGTGTTCTGGATTGTAACCAGCACCCTATCTTCTGAGATATTGGTTGGTGTGTCAAGGCTTCTTAATATGAGTCGGAATTTGGTGTGTTCAGATACTGAAAATGTCATTACAAATCTTGACATGCCGAAAAGCTTTTATATTATGTCAGGATGAGCAGCTGTTATctatttgttgagttttacCTTCTTTTTCTTCGACTTTTGCGATATGAAACCATATTACTTGAAACAATTTGAGAATCAAACTAGTGAGAAAATGTGTTCTTTCTCTAGATGCATACCAAATTCTGGCTttgtgggataaggctttgttgttgtagaTGAATACCGAACCTGAATGTTGAGATGTTATCTTACATAGTATGTAACTTTGACATTTGTGTATTCTTCCCCCGAAACATTATAGGAAGCGTTTTCTTCTCTGTTTTGATCATGTTTGGATTTCTGCACACCAATTTTCACCTCTTGCACGCTCTTTTTAATTCCGGCCTTTGAATCTCCTTCGGTTTGTTCAATCCAATGACTAGAAAAAGGAGGGGTGTGTGGAAGTGAAATACCAGTGTGCAAAAACCTTAATGTATGAAGCTCAAGAAACACTTCTTTAGTATCATAGTCCTGCCTCGTATGTATTTGTTTACGTAGGTATCTAGGTCTATGTCTCACGATGTATATTCAATTTAGCCAAGTTGATTAGGCAGTGTGCTCCTCGTCGTGGTCTTGAGCGCAAGTTCAAGTCTCATTCTCAAAAATTAGAGTAATTCAAAATATttcaatcatatttttatactcgTTATAGAGTCTATGGACTTTTTCCTTGGATTCTCTTTGAATTTTTACATTTCGTTTTCTTTTCTATCATTTCCAATTTTTATTAGATATTTAAATGAATACAAAATAgtaaactttaacgaaaaacattcggtattgttcactttaacg includes:
- the LOC126632554 gene encoding uncharacterized protein LOC126632554 → MRNVFAALKRHRHVTLLTQTLRHDRNVETVIRKCIPLGYNNYVEIRWKQEKLFPHQLLQRNSISTSVHGEMASAEYAKLRKESLESEFGHALDAGSKSISVVYRFGPFLALYRAAIISFHVVKLTIWQFFVHDIKKRAVKFRETLIRLGPFYIKLGQALSTRPDILPTIYCQELVKLQDQIPPFPTRVAIKSIESQLGAPISKLFADISPEPIAAASLGQVYKAHLHSGELVAVKVQRPGMSLVLTLDALLFSMIGGQLKRFANARKDLLVAVNEMVRHMFDEIDYIQEAKNANRFASLYGSDPSDGKKTGPKPTAGKSLKHNEANCIKVPKIYWDFTRRGVLTMEWIDGIKLTDEIGLERAGLNRKGLIDQGLYCSLRQLLEVGFFHADPHPGNLVATDTGALAYFDFGMMGEIPRHYRVGLIQVLVHFVNRDSLGLANDFLSLGFLPEVVDIQLVSDALQASFSDRTRQSQDFQGVMDQLYDVMYEFNFSLPPDYALVIRALGSLEGTAKVLDPNFKVIESSYPFVIGRLLADPNPDMRRILRQLLIRNDGSIRWNRLERLIAAISEQASESAEESPNSAGGTPNPLRSKSFDMHSVVAATEDLFHFILSKKGERVRVFLVRDILAAADAFLEDEVVGRMFDEKPESRGSVESEAHTMVMRVVNGFQYLRQAIKLAPEVWTEMLIRMAVTPEVHKFTLDIVSSLIIHFNGKIPETTFVCMSRLMHKMEKNRSSSDF